The Chlorocebus sabaeus isolate Y175 chromosome 1, mChlSab1.0.hap1, whole genome shotgun sequence genome includes a region encoding these proteins:
- the CAVIN3 gene encoding caveolae-associated protein 3 produces the protein MRESALEPGPVPEASAGGPVHAVTVVTLLEKLASMLETLRERQGGLARRQGGLAGSVRRIQSGLGALSRSHDTTSNTLAQLLAKAERVSSHANAAQERAVRRAAQVQRLEANHGLLVARGKLHVLLFKEEGEVPASAFQKAPEPLGPEDQSELGPEQLEAEVGESSDEEPVESRAQRLRRTGLQKVQSLRRALSGRKGPAGPPPTPVKPPRLGPGRSAEAQLEAQPELEPMLELEPETPQDTEEDPRRPGAAKEVPLQIESAA, from the exons ATGAGGGAGAGTGCGTTGGAGCCGGGGCCTGTGCCCGAGGCGTCGGCTGGGGGTCCCGTGCACGCCGTGACGGTGGTGACCTTGCTGGAGAAGCTGGCCTCCATGCTGGAGACGCTGCGGGAGCGGCAGGGAGGCCTGGCTCGAAGGCAGGGAGGCCTGGCCGGGTCCGTGCGCCGCATCCAGAGCGGCCTGGGCGCTTTGAGTCGCAGCCACGACACCACCAGCAACACCTTGGCGCAGCTGCTGGCCAAGGCGGAGCGCGTAAGCTCGCACGCCAACGCCGCCCAAGAGCGCGCGGTGCGCCGCGCAGCCCAGGTGCAGAGGCTGGAGGCCAACCATGGGCTGCTGGTGGCGCGCGGGAAGCTCCACGTTCTGCTCTTTAAG GAGGAGGGTGAAGTCCCAGCCAGCGCTTTCCAGAAGGCACCAGAGCCCTTGGGCCCGGAGGACCAGTCCGAGCTGGGCCCAGAGCAGCTGGAGGCCGAAGTTGGAGAGAGCTCGGACGAGGAGCCGGTGGAGTCCAGGGCCCAGCGGCTGCGGCGCACCGGATTGCAGAAGGTACAGAGCCTCCGAAGGGCCCTTTCGGGCCGGAAAGGCCCTGCAGGGCCACCGCCCACCCCCGTCAAGCCGCCTCGCCTTGGGCCTGGCCGGAGCGCTGAAGCCCAGCTGGAAGCCCAACCTGAGCTGGAGCCCATGCTGGAGCTGGAGCCAGAGACTCCGCAGGACACCGAGGAAGATCCCAGGAGACCTGGGGCTGCCAAAGAAGTTCCGCTCCAAATAGAGAGTGCAGCCTGA